The following is a genomic window from Terriglobia bacterium.
CGATCTGGCCCTTTTCCATCAGGAACTCCGCCGTTTGAAAACCTTCGGGCAATTTCTGGCGGATGGTCTGCTCGATGACTTGCGGGCCGGCGAATCCGATATGGGCTTTCGGCTCCGCGATGATGACGTCGCCGAGAGTGGCAAAAGAGGCGCTCACGCCCCCGTAGGTCGGGTCGGAGAGCAAGGAAAGAAACGGCACTCCCGACTCGCCGAGCTTGGCGATGGCCGCCGAGGTCTTGGCCATCTGCATCAAGGAGATCGTGCCCTCCTGCATACGGGCACCACCGGAGGCAGAACACACCAGCACCGGCGTGTGGGTCTCGACGCCCAACTCAAGCGCCCGGCTCACCTTCTCTCCCACCACCCCACCCATGCTTCCACCCATGAAGGTGAAGTCCAAGGCGCAGATGACGATGGGATAACCGCCAATGGCACCGGCGCCGTAGATCGCCGCTTCTCGCTCGCCCGACTTGCGGCGGCTCTCCGCCATCCGGTCCAGATATGGGATCGAATCATTGAATTGCAACGGATCGGTGGAGACCAGATCAGAGCCGCGTTCCTGGAACGATCCCGGGTCAAGCAAAAAGCGAATGCGTTCGCGAGCGCTCAAGCGAAAGTGAAAATTGCACTCCGGACATACCTTCAGGTTCTTCTGGAGCCGTTTGCAGTAAATGAACGCGCTGCAGTGACTGCACTTCACCCAACGGTCGGCGGGAATCGAAGCAAGCCGAGCTGCGAACTCCGTGGGTGCGGCTATCGGTCGCGGTTGTGCGGCCATGTCAGTGAACCCCCTCAACGGACTGCCACACGACAGCTTCCGAGTTGTGCTCTTCGGCGTATTCGTCCATCTCTTCGTGCAGACGCCGCATCAACTCGGCGTCGCGCTCGGCGGCATCGAGCAGGCTGCCAAAAAATCCATCTTTCGCGTAGGCCAGGAAAGCCGTGGTCAGGCCAAAGCGGTCGCTGCGAGTAGCCTCGAGAGCGGCGTCCAAGGCGCCGCGCCAGTCCTTGCACCTGGCTCGGCACAAGACAATCCCGTGTTGGGCCATCACCTGCGCCGTCCGGTCGCGCTCGCGCAGAAGGTGAAGTGTCGCCTCCGCCTCGCTGTAACGCTGCAAGTGGAGATACAGGCGAGCAAGATCGTTCAGGACTCTGGGCGACGCCTCGCCGCCAAATTGCTTGGACAGAACCTCTGCCGCGAGAGCAGGTTCGCCAATGGCTTGGTAGAGCTGAGCAAGCGCAAAGAGAACAGCTTTGTCCGCCGGACGCAGCGCTGCCGCGCGCTCCAGGGCCTGGCGGGCGCCCGTGGAGTTCCCATGGGCGAAGAGGGCATATCCAAGATCAATGAACAACTCCGGGGAATTGGAGTCGCGGCGCGTAAGCTTTTCGAGAACCTCGATGGCTTCCTCCAGTTGCCCGATCGTCTGGAGTGCTTCTGCCAATTGGCGGGGGAGTTCCAGGTCGGATGGATCCAACGCCGCGGCCTTTCGAAAATTATTCGCGGCCTCCCGGAAGTCTCCTTCGGCGGCTGCGACCCTGCCTTGCAAGGCAGCGCAGTGAGGGCTGCGAGCCGCATCCGGCAAAGCGCCACAGCGTTCCCCCCAGGCCCGGGCATCATCCAATCTTCCTTGTTCCAGCGCCTCCAGGCCAGAGGAGTAGCATGTGTCCACGGTCAACACTGCGCTCGGCTCTCCGGACTGCTTGGCCACCGATGCGTTGTTCATAATGCACCTTGTGTTTTGAACTCAGGGCCGTGTGAATTTGACGGTGGCACCGGCAGCGCTGGACTACGCCGCCGATCCACGAACCTGCTTTTCGATGCGTTCCTTGATGATGTTCATCTGCTTGTTGCTGTTGGCATTGATGTAAACTTCCATCTGCGCATCGTTTGCCGGGGCTTGGGGTTTCATGGTGAATTCCTGCACCCAGCGCATGCGGGTTCCACCTTCCACCGCTTCGTAATACCATTCGATATTCATGTACTCGAACGGCCCCGTTTCCACTCGGCGAGCCTTGACCGCGCGGTTGGGAGCGTCCGTCGTGCGCTCCGAAACCCAGCTCCACACTTTCCCGTTTTCGTCCGGGTGCATGGTAAGACGGAAGACGACGGTGTTTCCTCGGCGCTCCAAAATCTCCGCCGTGGCGTACTCGGTGAAGAGATCGGGCCATTTCTCCACGTTATTGGTGATATCCCACACCGTATCGAGGGGAGCGCAAATCACGATCGAATTGTCGGTACGCACAGCCATGTAGTTACCCCGCTTGCTGCAAGCGACGGTTGGTGTAATCAATAGCCTGTCCAACGGTGTGCAGGTTGGCCACGTCCTCGTCCGGGATCACGAATCCGTAGCGCTGTTGGACTTCGAGCTGAACTTCGACCAAGGCCAGCGAATCCAGCCCCATGTCTTCGAAAGATGCTGTCAGATCACTCTTGATCTGGGCTTCGGGCAACCGGACGCGCTTGACGAGTATGTCTTTGAGATCTTCAAACGTGAACACTTGTGCTGGCATACAGTCCTCCGGAATATGTGAGTCCAAGGGATTGCGGATTGGCCAAGGTCCGCAACGCCGGAATCTGCTCTTCCATGGCAGCCCGCCCTGCGGCAAGGAACAGGTCAGCCAGTTGGAAATCCCGCCAGGTTCCCGGACCAAAGCGGGGGGTCACCACTACGTCGGCCAAGGCTGCATGGCGAGTACTACCGTCAAGCTGCATCATTTCCATGACCTCCAGCAGCGTATCCAGCACGCGCGAGCCGCGACTCTCGGAAACCGCGGCCACGGGAGTGCCCGCCGGCCAGACCGGCAGGGTGTCCCGGCTGATGAGGTTCACCGATATGACGAGATCGGCACCCGCTGCCCGAACCGCTTCGGTCGGCACGGGCACCAGCGCGATTGCATCCACCAACCTTTGCGAGCCGAGCTGGTATGGGGGATACAATCCGGGTACCGCGCTGGCCGCCATCAAGGCCTCCCATAGCGGACCTTCCGTGATCGGGGCCGGCTGCTTCAACTTCAGGTCGACAGCCATAACGACGAGTGGGATGACAACATCGGAGAAGGCAAGCCCATCGGTAGTTTCGTGCCACAGGCGCTTCACTTCATCGGTGCTGCTTGCCATGCCGCCAAACGACAGCTTGAACATCGCCGCGACAGTCTCCGGGGAAAACGCACGCCTCATGGCCGCTTCAACCCCTGCTGCGTCTTTCCCCAGAGCCAGCCACGAACCCACAATCGCGCCGATGCTGCTGCCCGCAACGTAGTCGATCGCATAACCGGCGGCTTCCAGTACATGCAGCGCGGCGGCGTGCGCGTATCCCTTGGCTCCACCCGCCCCCAGCGCTAATCCCAGCTTGGTTCGGGACAGGTGCCTTCCCAACCATGCGATATCCCTGTCGGGAGACTCGGGATCGATAGTCCGGATCACCTTGAGGCCGCCGAGAGAACGAGTCGTCAACGAGCGGTTACGCTGCAGAAGCACTACTTCAGCGGTACGGCAGAGCTGAGCCGAGTTGAGACAAGCCGGCTCCGTGCCCAGCACAATCACCCGGTCTGCCTGTTCGACCAGCGCCGATAGGTTGGCCTGACCGCTACTGGCAACAATGAAGACAAAGGCGTGCGAAGCGAGGAGATTATCCAGGCGGCCGAGCACCTCTTCTACACAGTGGTCCCGCTGCAATCGCAAGCTCGATGGCAGCTTCCCCGTGAGATCGACACAGGTGCTGGCACGCGGTGTGGCAGACTGCGCCGCCTCAATCACCTTGGCCACTTGCCAAGTCGCGCTCATGTCGGCGACCAGGGCGACCACTTCGCCGCGCCGGTGCCAGGTGGCAAACTGCACATCGGTTCGGGCGAGTCGCTGCACCGCAATGCGAGCCAGATTGGCGAATAAGGGTGGATGTGCGGCGAGCATTGTCGCGAACCTCTCCCGGCTCAATTCCAACACCGTCGTAGGCAGGATCGCTTCCACGGTGGCAGAGTGCGGTTCTCCGCTAATCAGTGACATCTCCCCCACAACATCGTTCCGCCGCAGTCGTGCAATAATCCTCCGCCCTTCGGGCCGCTCTACCACTACGTGCGCCACCCCCTGCTCAATGACGAACAAGCTCGATGCAGGATCACCGCGGCGGCAAATCGGTTCACCAGTCGCAAACTGCCGCGGCTGAAGCAGAGTCTGGACCTGCTCCTGGATCTCCGGCTCCAAGCCTTCGAACAACGGTATTCGTCTCATATCCAGAGGCATAACCCCTCGCGGGGGTGCGGCGTCACGCAGCGTACTTCCGCAGCACCAGCGAACCGTTGAAACCACCGTACCCGCGGCTGTTGACCAGTACCGTTCGTACCGGCATCTTTCGTTCTTTCTCCCTGGTAAAGCTCAGTTCGCAGCCCTTTGCCGGCTTTCCCAGGTTCACAATCGGGGGAACTACGTCGTCCCTCATGCTGAGCAGAGCGGCGGCAACGTCGAGCGGCGCCCCGCCCGCATACAGACGTCCGACCATTGACTTGGGAGCGGCGATGGGAACTTGCGAAGCTCGGGAGCCGAACACTTGCCGAATGGCCTCGGCCTCCAATGCATCGCCCTTCAAGTCGCCGGCGGCATCCGCGAAGATGACGTCCACGTCGTTGGGAGTGATTCCGGCGCGCGCAATCGCTTCCCGCATGGCCCGCGCATACTGCCGGCCGTCGGGAGCGGGCTTGGCGTAGTGATATCCGTCCTGGGTGGTGCAGTATCCCAGGATCTCGCCGTAGATATGCGGAGCTCCCCTCTTCTTGGCATGCTCGAGTTCCTCGACGATGAGAATGGCGCCGCCTTCGCCCGGCACATAGCCGTTGGCGTTTTCGTCAAAAGGCCGGTAGGCGAGGGCAGGATCCTTCTGCTTGCTCAGCAGGCCGTTCTGCATCTGGCAAACCAACGCATAGGGACAAAGCGGCGCCTCGGTCCCGCCGCTGACCACCAGGTCGACCCCGCGGCGAATGTTTCTCCAGGAGTGGGCCAGGGCTTCCACGCCACCGGCACCTTCGGAAAGGACGACGCCGCATGGACCCTTCATCCCCCACTTGATCGCGATCTGTCCGGTGGTGGCGGCGTAGAACCATGCGATCGACTGGTAGGCTCCAACGTAAAGAACGCCCTTTCCCCAGAGATTTCCAATTTCGCGCTGGCCAAACTCATTGCCGCCCGAAGAACTCGCGGTAATGACGCTCATCTGGTAGGGCTGCGCCTTCTTGGGATCGAAGTCGGCATCGCGGAGAGCCATGTCGGTGGCCGCCAGCGCCAACCAAGTCCAGCGATCAGTCTGCGCGATGAGGCGCCCGTCAATGTGATCCTCAGCTTTAAAGCCATTCACCTCACCGGCAAGCTGAGTCGTGTACGGAGAAGGGTCGAAATGGGTAATCCGCCGGATACCAGTCTTACCCTGTCGCGTAGCCGTCCAGTAGGCCTCAGTGCCGATGCCGCTGGGCGCCACCACTCCAATTCCGGTAATGACCGCGCGTCGGCTCATGCTCGCGCCTCCGAAGGGCGTGTGAAAATCATGGCGGACTGGAATCCGCCGAACCCGCTTCCAGTTGAGAGCACGGCATCAACTTTCTTGTGCCGCGCCACGTTCGGCGTGTAGTCCAAGTCGCATTCGGGATCGGGAATCTCGTAGTTTGCGGTTGGCGGAATGACGCCGTGCTCGATAACCAAGGCACAGGTAGCCATTTCCAGGGCACCGATGGCGCCGAGCGAATGGCCAATCATGGACTTAATGGAACTGATCGGAATGTGATACGCCTGTTGTCCCAGCGAGCGCTTGAAGGCAGCCGTCTCGTGACGGTCGTTTTGCTTGGTTCCCGATCCATGCGCGTTGATATAGCCGATGTCCGAAGGCTTGATTCCGGCCTGGTGCATGGCATCCACAATGGCTTCGGCCATCTCGACCCCATCCGGACGCAGGCCGGTCATGTGATAGGCGTTGCCACGGCTGGAATAGCCGCCCACTTCGCAGTAAATGTGCGCGCCCCGCGCCAGCGCGTGATTCATCTCTTCCAGGATGAGCACCGCACTGCCTTCGCCCATGACAAAGCCATCGCGTTTCAGGTCAAAGGGCCGCGAGGCGTGCGCCGCGTCGTCATTGCGGGTCGAGGTGGCCTTGATCGGCTCGAAACATCCGATGGCGATGGGAGATACAGGCGCCTCCGCGGCGCCGGCGATGACAATATCCGCTTCCCCGTCCTGAACCAGGTAGAAGCCGTAACCGATGGCATCAATACCAGAGGTGCATCCCGTGGAAACCACCGTCGCCGGGCCGTGGGCGTGAAAGCGCGAGGCCAGTTCAGAAACCAGGCTGCTCGGAATCAGGGCTTCATACAGAAACGGCCAGGCGCGCTTAGCGTCCACCAGCCATTGTTTGCCGGAGTCGCTTACAGCCACGTAGCCTAGCTCCAGGTTGATGGTCGCCCCAACCGCCGACCCCATGGTGACCCCCATGCGGTCGTGATCCACTGCGTCCAACGCGAGGCCGCTGTCCTTCATCGCCTCGTTAGCCGCAGCCACCGCGAACTGAATGGAGCGATCCATCCGCTTGGCTTCTGATTCATCCAGTCCCGCGAGCGCCGGATTGAAGTCGCATTCCGCCGCGATCTGGGAGCGAAACCCGGTTGCGTCAAATAGCGTGAGCCGCCGCGTGGCCGTCCGGCCAGCGGTAATCGTGTCCCAGAAGGCGTTCCTGCTTGTGCCGCCGGGTGCCACTATGCCAATACCAGTAACGGCTGCTCTTCGGGTGGCCATCTTCCAATCACCTCAGCTTATGCTGGAGAAGAAACAGCTATCCCTTCGCGGTCGGCAAAAGGATTTCGAGCCAGAATTCCGTGAAGTGCTACGAAAACTGACTTCTATTCTGTGTCGACGTGGCCCATGTCCGGCTTGGGAGCCAAGGGTCCGAGGTGGAAAACGATAAATACTTCCTCGCTACCCTCATTCATCAGCCGGTGTTTCACATTGATAGGGATAAGCAAAGCCTGGCCCTGTTTGAGTTCGTTTCTAACGCCGTCGAGGCGAGCGATCAGGTTGCCTTGGACAACGTAGATGAACTCCTCCGAGTACGGGTGATAGTGTTCGGTAATCCGATCTCCCGGTGCGATTGTCGCCACACCCATGAAACCGGAAGTTGAACCTACCGTCTTCGGCGAGAGCAGGACGCGGACGTCCCCACCACGTCGCGTATCGTGAGCGGCATCGTCGAGTGCCTTGATTTTTGCTACGGCTGTGGCCATATCACCCCTACAGCTCTGCCTTAGGAAAATAGCACGGCAAAAGCTGTCTTCAAGTGGCAAGAGCCTAGTACCACCCCGGCTGTACTGTCAATGGCAATTTTGGCCTACAGACGGTCGCCGATCCGCCATCTTTTCACTGAGCGCATCGAGCGCCTCTCCGATCGCGTCGTAGACGGCGCGCAGGTCTTCCATCGAGATAACGTACGGAGGAAGGACATATACCACGTTGCCCAAGGGCCGGAGCAGTACGCCCCGGCTGAGGAAGAACTCGTAAAGAAACGGGCGCAGGTTGGAAAAATACCCATGATCTTCAGCACGGAGTTCAATGGCCGCCACGGTTCCTATCCCGCGCTTATCGGCAACTAACGAGTGCCGCCGCAGGATCTCAAGCCGCTCGCGATGTGCCGCCGAGATCGCCGCGATGCGCTCCCACACCGGCTCCGTCTCGAAAATATCCAAGCTGGCGATGGCGGCTGCGCTAGCGATGGGATTGCCCGTATAGGAATGACCATGGAAAAACGCGCGGCGCTGATCGCCGATGAATTCGCCCTGCACAAAGTCGGCGCATACGGTCGCCCCCATCGGCAAGAATCCGCCGGTGAGCCCCTTGGAAAGGCACATCAGGTCAGGCACGACTCCGGCCAGCTCACAGGCAAACATTCGCCCGCAGCGACCGAATCCGGTCAGCACTTCGTCGGCGATCAGCAGCACGTTGTAGCGGGAGCATAGTTCGCGAATGCGCACCAGGAACTCGATGGGATGGACGATCATTCCCCCCGCGCCCTGCAGCAATGGTTCGACGATCACCGCGGCAAGCTCGGCGTGTTTCGCGCTCAACAATTGCTCCATCGCTTGAAGGCAATCGATGTCGCATGTCTCACGCCGCTTTCCCACCGGGCAGCGATAGCAATACGCAGCAGGAACGCGGCGAACGGGAAAGCGCAGCGCGGAAAAAGCGTCGGTGAAACCGGAGTCCGCACTGACGGACATGGCGCCGACGGTGTCCCCGTGGTAGGCGCCCTCGAGCGCGACAATGCCCGTCTTCTCCGGTTGTGCCCGGTTGCGCCAATACTGCACCGCGATCTTGAGCGCGACCTCGACCGCAGTGGAGCCGTCGTCGGAATAGAAGACGTGGCTGAGCGCGTCGGGCAAGAAACGTCGCAGGCGGGCCGTCAGGTGTTCAATGCCCTCGTGGGTCAGGCCTGCGAGCAGCACGTGATCCAAGCGCTTCGCTTGTTCGGCGACAGCGGCTGCGATGCGCGGGTGACAATGGCCATGCAGGTTGACCCACCAGGAAGAGATCGCGTCGATGAGCCTGCGGCCATCCGTGGTGTAGAGATACGCCCCTTCGGCACTGGCAATGCGAAGCGGCGGCCCATCCGCCGGCGAGGTGAACGGATGCCAGATGTGCAAGGGCGCCGTCATTGGCGGTCGAGAACTCCGGGATCGAAATGGTCCTGAAAAGCTTGAATGAGCTGCCTGCGTTCGACGCGCGGCAGCAACGGGATCGTGCCCAGCACTGGAACGCCTCCGTACTTTTCGATGGCGTTGCGGTTGTCGCCATTCTCCGGGCCAACCATGACGACTCCGTGAACCTTCACGCCGCGTTCTCGCAACGCCGCCAGAGACAGCAGGGTATGGTTGATCGTCCCCAGTCCGCTCCGGCAGGCCAGCAGCACCGGTAATCCTAGCTCGCGCATCAGGTCGGCCATGAACTGCTCCTCGTTGAGTGGCACCAGCACGCCGCCCGCGCCTTCGACGACAAGCTCCTTCCCTGCCCACTCGCTCCGCAGGCGCAAACGGTCCAGGTCAATGCGCACCCCGGCCCAGGCCGCAGCCAGGTGCGGAGATACGGGCGGGTCGAAGCAATAAGCTTCCGGCACCGTCCGTTCCGGAGGGACCTCAGCATAACGCATCACCGCGCAGCGGTCGGTTTCTTCGCTCGCGCCGGTTTGAATCGGTTTCCAGTACAACGCCGAGGTGACCGCGCAGAGAAGCGCCGAGACCACCGTCTTGCCGACACCGGTGTCTGTCCCGGTAATGAAGAACTGCTTAGGCATGTATGACCGACCCAAGCGCTTCTTTGGCGGCGACGATGGCCGCCATGAACCGGTCCATCTGTTCGGCGGTAAGTGTGCTGGTCAGCGATACGCGCAGCCGCGATGTGCCGGGACTCACCGTAGGAGGCCGAATCGCCCGGACGGCAAACTCACTCTTGCGGAGTTCCGCGGCAAAGTGCAGTGCCGTTTCGTTGTCGCCAAGCAAGACAGGCACGATTTGCGACGTGCTGGCGCCGGTGTTGAATCCGGAAGCTTGCAGCGAGCTGCGCAGTTGCGTCGCCAGCGAATCGAGGTGGACTCTCTCTGGTTCGGATTCCGTCGTGATCCGCAAGGCAGCCCGAATCTGATGCGCGACATAGGGAGGCATGGCGGTGCTGAAGATGAAGGTTCGTGCCCGGTTAATCAGCAACTGCTTAAGGGTCGAGCTCGAACAGACAAATGCACCCACGCTGGCCAGCGCTTTTCCGCAGGTGTGGACGATCGCCAGAACTTGGTCCACCAAGCCCGCGTCCGCCACCAGTCCACGGCCGTGCGGCCCGAGAACACCCGTGGCGTGCGCCTCGTCGACAATGAGTTCCGCGCCGTAGTTTCGCGCCAGGCTCACCAGGTCGGCAATCGGAGCGCGGTCGCCATCCATGCTGAAAACGCTTTCCGTGACGATGATTCGGCAACCGTCTTCCTTGGCGAGTTGTGAGAGACCCTGCTCCAACGCGTTCAGGTCTCGATGGGGGTAAATGAACTTGCGCGCCCCCGACAAGCGTATGCCGTCGATAATGCTGGCATGATTGAGGCTGTCGGAAAGCACCACATCTTGAGGCCCGAGCACGGAACCCAACAATCCGATGTTGGCGGCATATCCCGAGCCGAAATAGAGCGCATCGCTGGTTCCGGCAAAGGCCGCAAACTCTTGTTCGAGGTCCTGCCATTCGCGCGAATTGCCGGATAACAGGCGCGACCCGGTAGCGCCCATCTGCGCCGTGCGGCTGACCCCGTCCAGAACGGCGGACTTCAGCCGCGGGTCCAGCGACAGACCAAGGTAATCATTCGAGCAGAGATTGATGCCCGCGTTG
Proteins encoded in this region:
- a CDS encoding SRPBCC family protein; translation: MAVRTDNSIVICAPLDTVWDITNNVEKWPDLFTEYATAEILERRGNTVVFRLTMHPDENGKVWSWVSERTTDAPNRAVKARRVETGPFEYMNIEWYYEAVEGGTRMRWVQEFTMKPQAPANDAQMEVYINANSNKQMNIIKERIEKQVRGSAA
- a CDS encoding cyclic nucleotide-binding domain-containing protein produces the protein MEPEIQEQVQTLLQPRQFATGEPICRRGDPASSLFVIEQGVAHVVVERPEGRRIIARLRRNDVVGEMSLISGEPHSATVEAILPTTVLELSRERFATMLAAHPPLFANLARIAVQRLARTDVQFATWHRRGEVVALVADMSATWQVAKVIEAAQSATPRASTCVDLTGKLPSSLRLQRDHCVEEVLGRLDNLLASHAFVFIVASSGQANLSALVEQADRVIVLGTEPACLNSAQLCRTAEVVLLQRNRSLTTRSLGGLKVIRTIDPESPDRDIAWLGRHLSRTKLGLALGAGGAKGYAHAAALHVLEAAGYAIDYVAGSSIGAIVGSWLALGKDAAGVEAAMRRAFSPETVAAMFKLSFGGMASSTDEVKRLWHETTDGLAFSDVVIPLVVMAVDLKLKQPAPITEGPLWEALMAASAVPGLYPPYQLGSQRLVDAIALVPVPTEAVRAAGADLVISVNLISRDTLPVWPAGTPVAAVSESRGSRVLDTLLEVMEMMQLDGSTRHAALADVVVTPRFGPGTWRDFQLADLFLAAGRAAMEEQIPALRTLANPQSLGLTYSGGLYASTSVHV
- a CDS encoding ketosynthase chain-length factor codes for the protein MSRRAVITGIGVVAPSGIGTEAYWTATRQGKTGIRRITHFDPSPYTTQLAGEVNGFKAEDHIDGRLIAQTDRWTWLALAATDMALRDADFDPKKAQPYQMSVITASSSGGNEFGQREIGNLWGKGVLYVGAYQSIAWFYAATTGQIAIKWGMKGPCGVVLSEGAGGVEALAHSWRNIRRGVDLVVSGGTEAPLCPYALVCQMQNGLLSKQKDPALAYRPFDENANGYVPGEGGAILIVEELEHAKKRGAPHIYGEILGYCTTQDGYHYAKPAPDGRQYARAMREAIARAGITPNDVDVIFADAAGDLKGDALEAEAIRQVFGSRASQVPIAAPKSMVGRLYAGGAPLDVAAALLSMRDDVVPPIVNLGKPAKGCELSFTREKERKMPVRTVLVNSRGYGGFNGSLVLRKYAA
- the bioA gene encoding adenosylmethionine--8-amino-7-oxononanoate transaminase; this translates as MTAPLHIWHPFTSPADGPPLRIASAEGAYLYTTDGRRLIDAISSWWVNLHGHCHPRIAAAVAEQAKRLDHVLLAGLTHEGIEHLTARLRRFLPDALSHVFYSDDGSTAVEVALKIAVQYWRNRAQPEKTGIVALEGAYHGDTVGAMSVSADSGFTDAFSALRFPVRRVPAAYCYRCPVGKRRETCDIDCLQAMEQLLSAKHAELAAVIVEPLLQGAGGMIVHPIEFLVRIRELCSRYNVLLIADEVLTGFGRCGRMFACELAGVVPDLMCLSKGLTGGFLPMGATVCADFVQGEFIGDQRRAFFHGHSYTGNPIASAAAIASLDIFETEPVWERIAAISAAHRERLEILRRHSLVADKRGIGTVAAIELRAEDHGYFSNLRPFLYEFFLSRGVLLRPLGNVVYVLPPYVISMEDLRAVYDAIGEALDALSEKMADRRPSVGQNCH
- a CDS encoding acyl carrier protein translates to MPAQVFTFEDLKDILVKRVRLPEAQIKSDLTASFEDMGLDSLALVEVQLEVQQRYGFVIPDEDVANLHTVGQAIDYTNRRLQQAG
- the bioD gene encoding dethiobiotin synthase → MPKQFFITGTDTGVGKTVVSALLCAVTSALYWKPIQTGASEETDRCAVMRYAEVPPERTVPEAYCFDPPVSPHLAAAWAGVRIDLDRLRLRSEWAGKELVVEGAGGVLVPLNEEQFMADLMRELGLPVLLACRSGLGTINHTLLSLAALRERGVKVHGVVMVGPENGDNRNAIEKYGGVPVLGTIPLLPRVERRQLIQAFQDHFDPGVLDRQ
- a CDS encoding beta-ketoacyl-[acyl-carrier-protein] synthase family protein is translated as MATRRAAVTGIGIVAPGGTSRNAFWDTITAGRTATRRLTLFDATGFRSQIAAECDFNPALAGLDESEAKRMDRSIQFAVAAANEAMKDSGLALDAVDHDRMGVTMGSAVGATINLELGYVAVSDSGKQWLVDAKRAWPFLYEALIPSSLVSELASRFHAHGPATVVSTGCTSGIDAIGYGFYLVQDGEADIVIAGAAEAPVSPIAIGCFEPIKATSTRNDDAAHASRPFDLKRDGFVMGEGSAVLILEEMNHALARGAHIYCEVGGYSSRGNAYHMTGLRPDGVEMAEAIVDAMHQAGIKPSDIGYINAHGSGTKQNDRHETAAFKRSLGQQAYHIPISSIKSMIGHSLGAIGALEMATCALVIEHGVIPPTANYEIPDPECDLDYTPNVARHKKVDAVLSTGSGFGGFQSAMIFTRPSEARA
- a CDS encoding tetratricopeptide repeat protein, with protein sequence MNNASVAKQSGEPSAVLTVDTCYSSGLEALEQGRLDDARAWGERCGALPDAARSPHCAALQGRVAAAEGDFREAANNFRKAAALDPSDLELPRQLAEALQTIGQLEEAIEVLEKLTRRDSNSPELFIDLGYALFAHGNSTGARQALERAAALRPADKAVLFALAQLYQAIGEPALAAEVLSKQFGGEASPRVLNDLARLYLHLQRYSEAEATLHLLRERDRTAQVMAQHGIVLCRARCKDWRGALDAALEATRSDRFGLTTAFLAYAKDGFFGSLLDAAERDAELMRRLHEEMDEYAEEHNSEAVVWQSVEGVH
- a CDS encoding 8-amino-7-oxononanoate synthase; amino-acid sequence: MATPKASSLLARMKGKLCDLEADAQLRTLEINAGINLCSNDYLGLSLDPRLKSAVLDGVSRTAQMGATGSRLLSGNSREWQDLEQEFAAFAGTSDALYFGSGYAANIGLLGSVLGPQDVVLSDSLNHASIIDGIRLSGARKFIYPHRDLNALEQGLSQLAKEDGCRIIVTESVFSMDGDRAPIADLVSLARNYGAELIVDEAHATGVLGPHGRGLVADAGLVDQVLAIVHTCGKALASVGAFVCSSSTLKQLLINRARTFIFSTAMPPYVAHQIRAALRITTESEPERVHLDSLATQLRSSLQASGFNTGASTSQIVPVLLGDNETALHFAAELRKSEFAVRAIRPPTVSPGTSRLRVSLTSTLTAEQMDRFMAAIVAAKEALGSVIHA
- a CDS encoding cupin domain-containing protein; translated protein: MATAVAKIKALDDAAHDTRRGGDVRVLLSPKTVGSTSGFMGVATIAPGDRITEHYHPYSEEFIYVVQGNLIARLDGVRNELKQGQALLIPINVKHRLMNEGSEEVFIVFHLGPLAPKPDMGHVDTE